A genomic segment from Microbacterium sp. SORGH_AS_0428 encodes:
- the fmt gene encoding methionyl-tRNA formyltransferase: MRLVFAGTPEPAVASLRALAATDHDLACVVTRRDAPVGRKRVLTASPVATVAAELDLDVFKTDRLDAEATERIAALEPDLGVIVAYGGLVRQPLLSTPRLGWINLHFSLLPRWRGAAPVQRALIAGDGEIGTNVFQLTAGLDEGDVYGGTRYRIPATATAGRVLEDLARDGAAVLVDVVDQLAAGTARGVPQIGESTYAAKLTAEDGRLDWTQSADAVLSRFRGTTPEPGAFTTLDGVRVKIHDMHRAEHTAALAPGTIRAAQSEVLIGTSTDPVALVRVQPAGKAAMAAGDWLRGLRAAEGLVAS; this comes from the coding sequence ATGCGTCTTGTCTTCGCGGGAACGCCCGAACCCGCCGTCGCTTCGCTGCGCGCCCTGGCCGCCACCGATCATGATCTCGCTTGCGTCGTCACGCGCCGTGACGCGCCCGTGGGGCGCAAGCGCGTGCTCACGGCGTCGCCCGTCGCCACCGTCGCCGCCGAACTGGATCTCGACGTGTTCAAGACCGATCGTCTGGATGCGGAGGCGACCGAGCGCATCGCGGCGCTCGAACCGGATCTGGGCGTGATCGTGGCGTACGGCGGCCTCGTTCGGCAGCCGCTGCTGAGCACGCCGCGACTCGGATGGATCAACCTCCACTTCTCGCTGCTGCCGCGCTGGCGCGGAGCCGCGCCCGTGCAGCGGGCGCTCATCGCCGGAGACGGCGAGATCGGCACGAACGTCTTCCAGCTGACCGCGGGTCTCGACGAGGGCGATGTATACGGCGGCACCCGCTACCGCATCCCCGCGACGGCCACCGCAGGACGCGTCCTGGAGGATCTCGCGCGAGACGGCGCTGCGGTGCTCGTCGACGTCGTCGACCAGTTGGCAGCGGGTACGGCCCGCGGAGTCCCGCAGATCGGGGAGAGCACGTACGCGGCAAAGCTGACCGCGGAGGACGGCCGTCTGGACTGGACGCAGTCGGCCGACGCTGTGCTGTCGCGTTTCCGCGGCACGACACCCGAACCGGGCGCCTTCACGACGCTCGACGGCGTGCGCGTCAAGATCCACGACATGCATCGAGCGGAGCACACCGCAGCCTTGGCGCCCGGGACGATCCGTGCCGCGCAGTCCGAGGTGCTCATCGGCACCTCCACCGACCCCGTCGCGCTCGTACGCGTGCAACCGGCGGGGAAGGCGGCGATGGCCGCGGGCGACTGGCTTCGAGGCCTCCGCGCGGCGGAGGGGCTGGTGGCGTCGTGA
- a CDS encoding primosomal protein N', whose amino-acid sequence MIGAAGPARPVARVLLDSPLPQLDRLFDYAIPPEFDEDAVPGVRVRVPLRSAGRVVDGFLVERGEETDHERPLSELDSVVSPMPVLPPSLYNLARRVADRAAGSASDVLRLAVPKRMVRAEKAWLHSPEPVVEAPHPDAVKTAEEVLAAFPHLAEGIRAGERLAVDATPRVVELAGGGTVGSWAVLIAAAATITLAAGRSVVIVVPDHRDQEQVMTALAGRVPPNALVQSDARQTGPSRYGAYLRTLAAAPCIVVGNRSAVYAPTSDTGLVVIWDDGDPLLAEPLSPGVHARDVALLRQESEQSALLVLGHTRTTDVERLVQIGWFRHLAAARRVTPRVVLTATSDAVAHARIPSTAFQAVRDALMEGPVLVQVARPGYAPVVVCSSCRAPARCPHCSGPLRVRRQGRPPECAWCGRGIAGWQCTVCEGQHLRLASSGSERTADELGRAFPGTRVIVADGDHPVARVEHRPALVIATRGAEPIAEGGYRAVLLLDGDRMLLAEDLRIGESCLRWWSNAAALTAPGAPVLLTGVAGPLARALATWTQAAYARSELADRAVLHLPPAVRVAVVEGEPRTVHDALAQLRAEVPSLDPDAVLGPAEILGEDPPRSRALVRFDYGHGKAVTGALRAAVVADAVRARRARGRAPARSRNTLRVRVDVPDPEL is encoded by the coding sequence ATGATCGGGGCAGCCGGCCCCGCTCGGCCCGTCGCGCGCGTGCTGCTCGACTCGCCGCTGCCGCAGCTCGATCGCCTCTTCGACTACGCGATCCCGCCGGAGTTCGACGAGGACGCCGTGCCCGGGGTGCGTGTGCGCGTACCGCTGCGCAGCGCCGGCCGCGTCGTCGACGGGTTCCTCGTCGAACGCGGCGAGGAGACGGACCACGAGCGTCCGCTCTCGGAGCTCGACAGCGTGGTCTCGCCGATGCCCGTCCTGCCTCCGAGTCTCTACAATCTCGCCCGGCGCGTCGCCGATCGAGCCGCGGGCTCCGCATCCGACGTCCTCCGCCTCGCCGTGCCGAAGCGGATGGTGCGTGCCGAGAAGGCATGGCTGCACTCGCCCGAGCCTGTCGTCGAGGCACCCCATCCCGACGCGGTGAAGACCGCCGAAGAGGTCCTCGCGGCCTTTCCGCACCTGGCCGAGGGCATCCGCGCCGGTGAACGCCTCGCCGTGGATGCGACGCCGCGTGTCGTGGAGCTCGCGGGGGGCGGCACGGTCGGATCGTGGGCGGTACTGATCGCCGCCGCGGCGACCATCACCCTCGCGGCGGGGCGCAGCGTCGTCATCGTCGTTCCCGACCACCGCGATCAGGAGCAGGTGATGACCGCGCTCGCGGGGCGCGTGCCGCCGAACGCGCTCGTGCAGTCCGATGCGCGGCAGACCGGGCCCTCACGCTACGGTGCGTATCTGCGCACCCTCGCGGCGGCTCCCTGCATCGTGGTCGGAAACCGATCCGCCGTCTACGCGCCCACGAGCGACACGGGTCTCGTCGTGATCTGGGACGATGGCGATCCGTTGCTCGCAGAGCCGCTCAGCCCCGGTGTGCATGCGCGCGACGTGGCACTGCTGCGGCAGGAGAGCGAACAGAGCGCCTTGCTCGTGCTCGGCCACACGCGCACCACGGATGTCGAGCGGCTGGTCCAGATCGGGTGGTTCCGCCACCTGGCGGCGGCACGTCGGGTGACGCCGCGCGTCGTCCTGACGGCGACATCCGACGCGGTCGCGCACGCACGCATCCCGTCCACGGCGTTCCAGGCCGTGCGCGACGCGCTGATGGAGGGACCGGTCCTGGTCCAGGTCGCGCGCCCCGGGTATGCGCCGGTGGTGGTCTGTTCCTCCTGCCGAGCACCCGCGCGCTGCCCGCACTGCTCGGGTCCGCTCCGCGTGCGCAGACAGGGCAGGCCCCCGGAATGCGCCTGGTGCGGACGCGGCATCGCCGGCTGGCAGTGCACCGTGTGCGAGGGGCAGCACCTGCGCCTCGCATCGTCGGGGAGTGAGCGCACCGCGGACGAGCTCGGTCGGGCGTTCCCCGGGACGCGCGTGATCGTGGCCGACGGCGACCATCCGGTCGCGCGCGTCGAGCACCGCCCCGCTCTGGTCATCGCGACCCGGGGGGCGGAACCGATCGCGGAAGGCGGGTACCGCGCGGTGCTGCTCCTGGACGGCGACCGGATGCTGCTCGCCGAGGATCTGCGCATCGGCGAGTCGTGCCTGCGGTGGTGGTCGAACGCCGCGGCCTTGACGGCGCCGGGTGCGCCCGTGCTGCTCACAGGGGTCGCCGGTCCGCTCGCTCGCGCTCTGGCGACGTGGACGCAGGCCGCTTACGCCCGCTCGGAGCTGGCCGACCGTGCGGTGCTGCATCTGCCGCCCGCGGTGCGGGTCGCCGTCGTGGAGGGCGAGCCGCGAACCGTCCACGACGCGCTCGCGCAGCTGCGGGCCGAGGTCCCCTCCCTCGACCCGGACGCCGTGCTCGGGCCTGCGGAGATCCTCGGGGAGGACCCGCCCCGCTCTCGCGCCCTCGTGCGCTTCGACTACGGCCACGGCAAGGCCGTGACGGGCGCGCTGCGGGCGGCGGTCGTCGCCGACGCCGTCCGCGCGCGCCGTGCGCGCGGCCGGGCCCCCGCGCGGAGCCGGAATACACTCAGAGTTCGGGTGGACGTGCCCGATCCCGAGCTGTGA
- the hisF gene encoding imidazole glycerol phosphate synthase subunit HisF has protein sequence MSVVCRVIPCLDVAAGRVVKGVNFENLRDMGDPVELARLYFEQGADELTFLDVTATVDERATTYDVVRRTAEEVFIPLTVGGGVRSDEDVARLLAVGADKIGVNSAAIARPALIDEIADRFGAQVLVLSLDVKRAEGMPSGFAVTTHGGRTLTQLDALDWAREAIERGAGELLVNSIDADGTKNGFDLELVSLMREISRVPVIASGGAGSVGDFAPAIRAGADAVLAASVFHSGQLTVGDVKDALVGDGIEVRR, from the coding sequence ATGAGCGTCGTCTGCCGAGTCATCCCGTGCCTGGATGTGGCGGCGGGGCGCGTGGTGAAGGGCGTGAACTTCGAGAACCTCCGCGATATGGGAGACCCCGTCGAGCTTGCACGGCTGTACTTCGAACAGGGTGCCGACGAGCTCACCTTCCTCGACGTGACGGCGACCGTCGACGAGCGGGCGACGACGTACGACGTCGTCCGGCGCACGGCGGAAGAGGTCTTCATCCCGTTGACCGTCGGCGGGGGCGTCCGTTCGGACGAGGACGTCGCGAGGCTGCTCGCCGTGGGCGCAGACAAGATCGGCGTCAACTCCGCGGCGATCGCCCGTCCCGCCCTGATCGACGAGATCGCCGACCGTTTCGGCGCCCAGGTGCTCGTCCTGTCGCTGGATGTCAAGCGCGCCGAGGGGATGCCCTCGGGATTCGCCGTCACGACCCATGGCGGCCGCACACTCACCCAGCTCGATGCGCTGGACTGGGCGCGCGAGGCGATCGAGCGCGGTGCCGGCGAGCTGCTGGTCAACTCGATCGACGCCGATGGGACGAAGAACGGCTTCGACCTCGAGCTCGTCTCATTGATGCGGGAGATCTCCCGCGTGCCGGTGATCGCCTCCGGCGGAGCCGGAAGCGTCGGCGATTTCGCACCCGCGATCCGAGCGGGGGCCGACGCGGTGCTGGCCGCATCCGTGTTCCACTCCGGGCAGCTCACGGTCGGCGACGTCAAGGACGCGCTGGTCGGCGACGGGATCGAGGTGCGGCGGTGA
- the trpC gene encoding indole-3-glycerol phosphate synthase TrpC yields MLADLTAGAVEDARERESRTPLAAVESAALSRPAALDALAALAPADRVKIIAEVKRASPSRGDLAAIPDPAFQASRYEEGGASAISVLTEGRKFKGSLSDLEAVRARVSVPVLRKDFIATPYQVLEARAAGADLVLLIVAALEQPLLAQLHDLVLQLGMTPLVETHSAEELSRAADLGARLIGVNARNLSTFELDRDLFGRLAGSFPSDAIKIAESAVLTPDDVRHYRSGGADVVLIGEALVTSEPVETLHAFLEAGS; encoded by the coding sequence GTGCTCGCCGACCTCACGGCCGGCGCAGTCGAGGATGCCCGCGAGCGCGAGTCGCGCACGCCTCTGGCGGCAGTGGAAAGCGCCGCGCTGAGCCGTCCCGCTGCGCTCGATGCCCTCGCTGCGCTCGCCCCCGCGGACCGCGTGAAGATCATCGCAGAGGTGAAGCGCGCCAGCCCGTCTCGCGGCGATCTGGCGGCAATCCCGGATCCTGCGTTCCAGGCGTCCCGTTACGAAGAGGGCGGCGCGAGCGCGATCTCTGTGCTGACGGAGGGACGCAAGTTCAAAGGCAGCCTCTCCGACCTCGAAGCGGTGCGCGCGCGCGTCTCGGTTCCGGTGCTGCGCAAGGACTTCATCGCCACGCCGTACCAGGTGCTCGAGGCCAGAGCGGCCGGTGCCGACCTGGTGCTGCTGATCGTCGCGGCTCTCGAACAGCCGCTCCTGGCGCAGCTGCACGACCTGGTGCTCCAGCTCGGGATGACACCGCTGGTGGAGACGCACTCGGCCGAGGAACTGTCGCGGGCGGCGGACCTCGGAGCGCGACTCATCGGCGTCAACGCCCGAAACCTCAGCACCTTCGAACTCGACCGCGATCTGTTCGGCCGTCTCGCCGGTTCCTTCCCGAGCGATGCGATCAAGATCGCCGAGTCGGCGGTCCTGACCCCTGACGATGTTCGTCACTACCGCTCCGGCGGCGCGGACGTCGTCCTCATCGGCGAGGCTCTCGTGACTTCGGAGCCCGTCGAGACCCTGCACGCTTTCCTGGAGGCCGGATCATGA
- the hisI gene encoding phosphoribosyl-AMP cyclohydrolase, which yields MSESVEERISRVRFNDQGLVAAIVQQWDTREVLMMGWMDAEALRRTLTSGRATYWSRSRQEYWRKGDTSGHIQVVHGARLDCDGDAVLLSVEQTGPACHTGTRTCFDTDDLDPVRGGE from the coding sequence GTGAGCGAGAGCGTCGAAGAGCGCATCTCCCGCGTGCGCTTCAACGATCAGGGCCTGGTCGCGGCGATCGTGCAGCAGTGGGACACCCGTGAGGTGCTCATGATGGGCTGGATGGATGCGGAGGCGCTGCGGCGCACGCTCACGTCGGGCCGCGCCACGTACTGGTCGCGCTCGAGGCAGGAGTACTGGCGCAAGGGCGACACCTCCGGGCACATCCAGGTCGTGCACGGTGCTCGTCTGGACTGCGACGGCGACGCCGTGCTGTTGTCCGTCGAGCAGACCGGCCCCGCCTGCCACACCGGAACGCGCACCTGCTTCGACACCGACGATCTGGATCCCGTGCGAGGCGGCGAGTGA
- the trpB gene encoding tryptophan synthase subunit beta: MSLRDVKGPFFGQYGGRYMPESLIAAIDELTAVYESAIVDPAFQAEFAELLHSYAGRPSVLTEVPRFAAHAGGGRVFLKREDLNHTGSHKINNVLGQALLTKRLGKTRVIAETGAGQHGVATATAAALFGFECTIYMGEVDTERQALNVARMRLLGAEVIPVTTGSRTLKDAINEAYRDWVASVETTNYIFGTAAGPHPFPALVRDFQKIIGEEARAQLLEQVGRLPDAVFACVGGGSNAIGMFDAFLDDESVALYGVEAAGDGVDTPKHAASIERGRAGILHGAKTYVLQDEDGQTVESHSISAGLDYPGVGPEHAWLADIGRASYIPATDDEAMQALRLLSRTEGIIPAIESAHALAGALRIGKELGPDAVIAINLSGRGDKDMDTAARYFDLYDAAGDEGSPVDVPPSSDEAKGEGTEL, translated from the coding sequence ATGAGTCTGCGCGATGTCAAAGGACCTTTCTTTGGCCAGTACGGCGGGCGCTACATGCCCGAGTCGCTCATCGCCGCGATCGACGAGCTGACCGCCGTCTACGAGTCGGCGATCGTCGATCCCGCGTTCCAGGCGGAGTTCGCGGAGCTGCTGCACTCCTACGCCGGACGTCCCTCCGTGCTCACCGAGGTGCCGCGGTTCGCCGCCCACGCGGGTGGTGGACGTGTGTTCCTCAAGCGCGAGGACCTCAATCACACCGGCTCGCACAAGATCAACAACGTGCTCGGGCAGGCGTTGCTGACCAAACGCCTCGGTAAGACGCGCGTCATCGCGGAGACGGGGGCCGGCCAGCACGGTGTCGCCACGGCCACGGCTGCGGCGCTGTTCGGCTTCGAGTGCACGATCTACATGGGCGAGGTCGACACCGAGCGGCAGGCTCTGAACGTCGCACGGATGCGGCTGCTGGGCGCCGAGGTCATCCCCGTCACGACCGGATCGCGCACGCTCAAGGACGCCATCAACGAGGCCTACCGCGACTGGGTGGCGAGCGTCGAGACGACGAACTACATCTTCGGCACCGCGGCGGGACCGCATCCGTTCCCCGCGCTCGTGCGCGACTTCCAGAAGATCATCGGCGAGGAGGCGCGAGCACAGCTGCTCGAGCAGGTGGGCCGGCTTCCCGACGCCGTGTTCGCGTGCGTCGGCGGCGGCTCGAACGCGATCGGCATGTTCGACGCGTTCCTCGACGACGAATCGGTGGCGCTCTACGGCGTCGAAGCAGCGGGCGACGGGGTCGACACGCCGAAGCACGCAGCCTCCATCGAACGCGGTCGTGCGGGCATCCTGCACGGCGCCAAGACCTATGTGCTCCAGGACGAGGACGGCCAGACCGTCGAGTCCCACTCGATCTCGGCGGGCCTGGACTACCCGGGCGTCGGCCCCGAGCACGCGTGGCTGGCCGACATCGGGCGTGCGTCCTACATCCCGGCCACCGATGACGAGGCCATGCAGGCGCTGCGTCTGCTCTCGCGCACCGAGGGCATCATCCCCGCCATCGAGTCCGCGCACGCGCTGGCGGGCGCGTTGCGGATCGGCAAGGAGCTGGGCCCCGACGCGGTGATCGCCATCAACCTGTCCGGTCGCGGTGACAAGGACATGGACACGGCTGCCCGCTACTTCGACCTCTACGACGCCGCGGGCGACGAGGGGTCGCCGGTCGACGTGCCGCCGTCGTCCGACGAGGCAAAGGGAGAGGGGACCGAGCTGTGA
- a CDS encoding phosphoribosyl-ATP diphosphatase, whose translation MKTFDDLFAELELKARTRPAGSGTVAELDAGVHAIGKKIVEEAAEVWMAAEYQSDSEAAEEISQLLYHLQVLMLAKGLTPADVYRHL comes from the coding sequence GTGAAGACGTTCGACGACCTGTTCGCGGAGCTCGAGCTCAAGGCCCGGACGCGACCGGCCGGATCCGGCACCGTCGCGGAGCTGGATGCCGGTGTGCATGCGATCGGCAAGAAGATCGTCGAAGAGGCGGCGGAGGTCTGGATGGCCGCCGAGTACCAGAGCGACTCCGAAGCGGCGGAGGAGATCTCCCAGCTGCTCTACCACCTGCAGGTGCTCATGCTGGCCAAGGGCCTGACGCCGGCGGACGTGTACCGACATCTCTGA
- the hisG gene encoding ATP phosphoribosyltransferase, whose product MLRIAVPNKGSLSETAAAMLAEAGYKGRRDPKDLHAIDPLNDVEFFYLRPKDIATYVGSGALDVGITGRDLLLDARMPGAREIEALGFGGSTFRFAGPPGRFTELADLEGMRVATAYPGLVDAYLDEHGVAVDLVPLDGAVESAVELGVADAVADVVSTGTTLRQAGLEIFGPVLLESDAVLITGAQEPAGLETLLRRLRGVIVAREYVLIDYDLPADLVDDAIAVAPGIESPTISPLRDPSWVAVRVMSPRKGVNQVMDALYAIGARAILVTEIHAARL is encoded by the coding sequence ATGCTGAGAATCGCCGTGCCCAACAAGGGCTCCCTTTCCGAGACCGCGGCCGCCATGCTCGCCGAGGCGGGCTACAAGGGGCGTCGTGATCCCAAGGATCTGCACGCCATCGACCCGCTCAACGACGTCGAGTTCTTCTACCTGCGCCCCAAGGACATCGCGACCTACGTCGGCTCGGGCGCGCTCGATGTCGGCATCACCGGCCGCGACCTGCTGCTGGACGCCCGCATGCCCGGTGCTCGGGAGATCGAGGCGCTCGGTTTCGGCGGCTCCACGTTCCGTTTCGCCGGACCTCCCGGTCGGTTCACGGAACTCGCCGATCTCGAGGGGATGCGGGTCGCCACCGCATACCCGGGTCTCGTCGACGCCTACCTCGACGAGCACGGCGTGGCAGTCGATCTCGTGCCGCTGGACGGCGCCGTGGAGTCGGCCGTCGAACTCGGCGTCGCCGATGCGGTGGCCGACGTCGTCTCCACGGGCACCACGCTCCGCCAGGCCGGGCTCGAGATCTTCGGGCCGGTCCTCCTGGAGTCGGACGCGGTCCTCATCACCGGAGCGCAGGAGCCCGCGGGACTCGAGACCCTGCTGCGCCGCCTGCGCGGTGTCATCGTCGCGCGCGAGTACGTGCTGATCGACTACGACTTGCCCGCCGATCTCGTCGACGACGCGATCGCGGTCGCGCCGGGTATCGAATCGCCGACGATCTCGCCGCTGCGGGATCCGTCGTGGGTGGCGGTTCGGGTCATGAGCCCGCGCAAGGGCGTGAACCAGGTCATGGACGCGCTCTACGCGATCGGTGCGAGGGCGATCCTCGTGACCGAGATCCACGCGGCGAGGCTCTGA
- a CDS encoding Trp biosynthesis-associated membrane protein, translating into MIRRARSISVLAILAAGAVATLAATQTWIHVSLTDGAAADVAVAGTAAIPVLTPLSLAVLALGAALSIVGRVLRIVFGALTVAAAIGIALLTAPVAVDVPIDAYAPSVTETTGITGDSSVAALVAGTSVTGWPVVALLAAVVLLVAGSFVLVTGWRWPGGGRKYDAQRRRAAVADDAPLDAIDSWDDLSRGDDPTFPDAPR; encoded by the coding sequence GTGATCCGTCGCGCGCGCTCGATCTCGGTTCTGGCGATCCTGGCGGCGGGGGCTGTGGCCACGCTGGCGGCCACCCAGACCTGGATCCACGTCTCGCTGACCGACGGCGCAGCAGCCGACGTGGCCGTCGCGGGGACGGCGGCGATCCCGGTGCTGACGCCCCTGAGCCTCGCCGTGCTGGCGCTGGGTGCGGCGCTGTCGATCGTCGGCCGGGTGCTCCGCATCGTTTTCGGCGCTCTGACGGTGGCCGCAGCGATCGGCATCGCGCTGCTCACGGCTCCCGTCGCCGTCGATGTCCCCATCGACGCGTATGCCCCGAGTGTCACGGAGACCACCGGCATCACCGGAGACTCGTCGGTGGCGGCACTCGTCGCCGGCACGAGCGTCACGGGGTGGCCGGTCGTCGCGCTCCTCGCTGCTGTCGTGCTGTTGGTAGCGGGTTCCTTCGTCCTCGTCACCGGTTGGCGCTGGCCGGGCGGAGGGCGCAAGTACGACGCGCAGCGCCGTCGTGCGGCCGTCGCCGACGATGCACCGCTGGACGCGATCGACTCGTGGGACGACCTCTCCCGCGGTGACGATCCGACTTTCCCCGACGCGCCCCGCTAG
- the rpe gene encoding ribulose-phosphate 3-epimerase, producing MSAPRINPSILAADFVNMQAELGRISGADFVHVDVMDNHFVPNLTFGPQMVERVQATSPVPLDVHLMIDDPDRWAPGYAELGAASVTFHLEAAADPVGLARRLRQIGARAGVAIKPATSEEPLLELLHEFDQILVMTVEPGFGGQSFMPETMPKLARLADAARRVGSVVWLQVDGGIAPTTIEQAASAGADTFVAGSAVFGAADPDAAIAGLRVQAADARTHRH from the coding sequence GTGAGCGCTCCCCGCATCAACCCCTCGATCCTCGCCGCAGACTTCGTCAACATGCAGGCGGAGCTCGGCCGTATCTCCGGTGCCGACTTCGTGCACGTGGACGTGATGGACAACCATTTCGTGCCGAACCTCACCTTCGGTCCGCAGATGGTCGAGAGGGTTCAGGCGACGAGCCCCGTGCCGCTGGATGTGCACCTCATGATCGACGACCCGGACCGCTGGGCGCCCGGCTACGCGGAACTGGGCGCAGCCTCGGTGACGTTCCACCTCGAGGCCGCCGCCGACCCGGTGGGACTCGCGCGACGGTTGCGTCAGATCGGCGCACGCGCCGGGGTCGCGATCAAGCCCGCAACCTCCGAGGAGCCGCTTCTGGAGCTGCTGCACGAGTTCGATCAGATCCTCGTGATGACCGTGGAGCCGGGTTTCGGCGGACAGTCGTTCATGCCCGAGACGATGCCCAAGCTCGCCCGCCTCGCCGACGCCGCGCGGCGGGTCGGGTCGGTGGTCTGGCTCCAGGTCGACGGGGGAATCGCGCCGACCACCATCGAGCAGGCGGCGTCCGCCGGTGCGGACACGTTCGTCGCCGGCTCCGCGGTGTTCGGCGCGGCGGATCCGGATGCGGCGATCGCCGGGCTCCGGGTACAGGCCGCCGACGCGAGGACGCACCGCCACTGA
- a CDS encoding DUF6704 family protein, with the protein MSNSIDDPGHGHSPAAWTAVVIMLVAVALGTVFFVLDMPVLVWASVGLLLGGLIIGWALARAGWGVNGPKYVAKEH; encoded by the coding sequence ATGAGCAATTCCATCGACGACCCCGGCCACGGACACTCCCCGGCAGCCTGGACAGCCGTGGTGATCATGCTCGTCGCCGTGGCGCTGGGCACGGTCTTCTTCGTGCTCGACATGCCTGTGCTCGTCTGGGCGTCGGTCGGTCTGCTCCTGGGTGGCCTGATCATCGGGTGGGCCCTGGCCCGCGCCGGCTGGGGCGTCAACGGCCCGAAGTACGTCGCGAAAGAGCACTGA
- a CDS encoding transcription antitermination factor NusB, which translates to MSRSDPRRVAFDTLRAVAASDAYANLLLPVEIARAGLDAKDAALATELTYGTLRRLGTYDAIIEAAAGRPTDEIDEDVLDALRLGAHQLLSTRIASHAAVHETVALVRETIGAAPTGFVNAVLRRISRDTPGEWLARIEAAARSDDERRGLAYAHPVWVIRAFRRALAAEGRADELEDLLRADNASPRVSLAVLPGLADRPAELAPTRYSPVGALSAGGDPEPVIRAAGGRIRVQDEGSQLAALALSRAVPVTAGERWLDLCAGPGGKTALLAAEALAGGALLEANEIAPARAGLVRQALAGVPADIAVSEEDGRSRAGRARYDRILVDAPCTGLGALRRRPEARWRKSPADVAALAQLQRELLESALDALTPGGIVAYVTCSPHLAETSAVVAEVRERRGDDIEELDARAVLQGLASHPLDLPTPADGTGRAQLWPHRHGTDAMSISLLRRRA; encoded by the coding sequence GTGAGCCGTTCAGATCCGCGGCGCGTGGCCTTCGACACGCTGCGCGCCGTCGCGGCATCCGATGCGTACGCGAACCTGCTTCTGCCGGTCGAGATCGCACGCGCCGGACTCGACGCGAAGGACGCGGCGCTCGCGACCGAGCTGACTTACGGGACCCTCCGGCGCCTGGGCACCTACGACGCGATCATCGAGGCGGCGGCGGGGCGTCCCACCGACGAGATCGACGAGGATGTTCTCGATGCCCTGCGGCTGGGCGCGCACCAGCTGCTGTCCACTCGGATCGCCTCGCACGCGGCCGTGCACGAGACGGTCGCGCTCGTGCGCGAGACGATCGGCGCAGCGCCGACGGGATTCGTCAACGCCGTGCTCCGGCGGATCTCCCGTGACACGCCGGGGGAGTGGCTCGCCCGCATCGAGGCGGCGGCGCGTTCGGACGACGAACGACGGGGACTCGCATATGCGCACCCGGTCTGGGTGATCCGCGCCTTCCGACGGGCGCTGGCCGCGGAGGGGCGCGCCGACGAGCTCGAAGACCTGCTGCGCGCGGACAACGCGTCGCCGCGGGTCTCACTGGCGGTGCTCCCGGGTCTCGCCGACCGGCCCGCCGAGCTCGCTCCGACGCGGTACTCGCCCGTGGGCGCGCTCTCCGCGGGCGGTGATCCCGAACCGGTGATCCGCGCGGCCGGCGGCCGCATCCGCGTGCAGGACGAGGGCTCGCAGCTGGCAGCGCTCGCGCTCAGCCGTGCCGTGCCGGTGACCGCGGGGGAGCGGTGGCTCGATCTGTGCGCGGGGCCCGGCGGTAAGACGGCCCTGCTCGCCGCAGAGGCCCTGGCCGGTGGTGCGCTGCTGGAGGCGAACGAGATCGCGCCGGCACGGGCCGGCCTCGTGCGTCAGGCTCTTGCGGGTGTGCCGGCCGATATCGCGGTGAGCGAGGAGGACGGGCGTTCGCGGGCCGGTCGAGCCCGTTACGACCGCATCCTGGTGGATGCGCCGTGCACGGGCCTGGGTGCGCTGCGCCGGCGACCGGAGGCGCGCTGGCGCAAGTCCCCGGCGGATGTGGCGGCACTCGCGCAGCTGCAACGGGAGCTGCTGGAGAGCGCCCTCGATGCGCTCACGCCGGGCGGCATCGTCGCCTACGTCACGTGCTCGCCCCACCTGGCCGAGACGAGCGCGGTCGTGGCCGAGGTGCGTGAGCGCCGAGGCGACGACATCGAGGAGCTCGATGCCCGCGCCGTGCTGCAGGGCCTGGCGAGCCACCCCCTCGACCTGCCGACGCCCGCCGACGGCACGGGACGCGCCCAGCTGTGGCCACATCGTCACGGCACGGACGCCATGTCGATCTCGCTCCTTCGGCGACGCGCGTGA